In one Mucilaginibacter sp. PAMB04168 genomic region, the following are encoded:
- a CDS encoding alpha/beta fold hydrolase codes for MKQSQTPIISFSPVVLLVSGRHVDLEMKVSAPASGNNLPVILLSHGHGASNFLSSYRGYGPVADFFAAQGFVVIQPTHQNSKALGLPASLPEAPLFWSSRPADLKFILDHLDQIIATVPGLAGRVDQENIAAIGHSLGGHTVAMLAGMEVTDPLTGNIVNLTEPRIKAPVMIGLPGGPEGLTGAVRHHYPVLAASNFGSMTLPALIVNGDKDKNPMFSDLDNWRADAYYQSPGPKDLLTVFGAEHIFGGISGYDALEASDENPERVAFVCESILAYIRSAFDTNDASWEDAKKSLNGVQGAFGSIESKL; via the coding sequence ATGAAACAGTCACAAACTCCAATCATCAGTTTTAGTCCCGTTGTGTTACTTGTCTCCGGCCGTCACGTGGACCTGGAAATGAAAGTTTCGGCTCCGGCCAGCGGAAACAACCTGCCGGTTATTCTTCTTTCGCATGGGCATGGTGCGTCTAACTTTCTTTCATCTTACCGAGGTTATGGCCCTGTTGCTGATTTTTTTGCCGCACAAGGGTTTGTGGTCATCCAACCTACGCATCAAAATTCTAAAGCACTTGGGCTTCCCGCATCCCTTCCCGAAGCACCCTTGTTTTGGAGTTCGCGGCCGGCCGACCTAAAATTTATCCTGGATCATCTGGACCAAATCATAGCCACTGTACCCGGTTTAGCCGGTAGGGTTGATCAGGAAAACATTGCGGCTATTGGCCATTCATTAGGCGGCCATACGGTTGCTATGCTGGCCGGTATGGAAGTTACTGACCCTTTAACCGGCAACATTGTGAATTTAACCGAACCGCGGATAAAAGCGCCCGTAATGATTGGCCTGCCTGGCGGTCCGGAAGGATTGACCGGCGCAGTGAGGCATCATTATCCGGTATTGGCAGCTTCTAATTTTGGCTCGATGACTTTACCGGCGCTTATTGTAAACGGCGACAAAGACAAAAACCCGATGTTCTCTGATCTGGACAACTGGCGTGCCGACGCTTATTACCAAAGCCCGGGCCCGAAGGATCTGCTGACTGTGTTTGGCGCCGAGCACATCTTTGGTGGCATATCAGGGTATGATGCCCTTGAGGCAAGTGATGAAAATCCCGAGCGTGTTGCCTTTGTATGTGAAAGCATTTTGGCATATATTCGGAGTGCATTTGATACGAACGACGCAAGTTGGGAGGACGCCAAGAAAAGCCTTAACGGTGTACAGGGAGCATTTGGCAGCATTGAAAGTAAATTATAA
- a CDS encoding AraC family transcriptional regulator encodes MKDEMSNHRFDSLSRLHKALDMPVPMHPLVSLINNATGNVPLERLPDPHILNFYKISYKMNLQGKFKYGQHYYDFDEGGMFFVSPNQITGGHEPLSDQSGYTLLFHPDFLLGYELGRKIKAYGFFSYSTHEALHLSEKEKSIVISVFQSIEEELKGRIDNFSQDVVISQIELLLNHSNRFYSRQFITRKAVSSDLLQRAEEILQTYFQSPHTAKHGLPTVQFLSAQLNVSASYLSDMLRSLTGQNTQQHIHNYLIEKAKEQLSTSQASISEIAYQLGFEHPQSFSKLFKLKTNMSPLDFRRSFN; translated from the coding sequence ATGAAGGATGAAATGTCTAATCATAGATTCGATTCTTTATCAAGGTTGCATAAGGCGCTGGACATGCCGGTGCCTATGCACCCCCTGGTAAGTTTGATCAATAACGCCACAGGTAACGTTCCGTTGGAAAGGCTTCCGGACCCGCACATATTAAATTTTTACAAGATCTCTTATAAGATGAATCTCCAGGGAAAGTTCAAATATGGGCAGCATTACTACGATTTCGATGAGGGGGGAATGTTTTTCGTATCGCCGAACCAGATCACAGGAGGCCATGAACCACTCAGTGATCAATCAGGTTATACTTTACTTTTTCACCCGGATTTTTTATTGGGTTACGAACTTGGCAGGAAGATTAAAGCGTATGGATTTTTTTCCTATTCTACCCATGAAGCTTTACATCTGTCCGAAAAGGAAAAATCCATTGTCATTTCTGTTTTTCAAAGTATTGAAGAAGAATTAAAAGGCAGAATTGATAATTTCAGCCAGGATGTTGTAATCTCTCAGATCGAATTGCTGCTGAATCACTCCAACCGGTTCTACAGCCGGCAATTCATTACCCGTAAGGCGGTAAGCAGTGATTTGCTTCAAAGGGCAGAAGAGATTTTGCAAACCTACTTCCAGTCACCACACACCGCCAAGCACGGACTTCCGACTGTTCAATTTCTTTCAGCGCAATTAAACGTCAGTGCCAGTTATTTAAGTGATATGCTACGATCACTTACCGGGCAAAATACACAACAACACATTCATAACTACTTGATCGAGAAGGCAAAGGAGCAGTTATCGACGAGCCAGGCTTCGATAAGCGAGATAGCCTATCAACTAGGATTCGAACATCCCCAGTCCTTTAGTAAACTCTTCAAGCTCAAAACCAATATGTCGCCTTTGGACTTTCGACGTTCTTTCAATTAA